GTTGCCGGCGTACCAGGCTCCGGCTTCGTCCACAACGACCGTATGCGGGCCCGCCCCGTCTTCAAGATCGTACCGTTTGAACTCCCCGGATTTCGGGTCGAACGTGGCGACATAATCCCCTGCCTGCCCCACAAACCAGACCTTGTCTTGCGGGCCATACCAGGGATCTCGCGGGCGGGTATTTTCCCATGGCACCATCCACTCGGTGATCTCTACGGTCGGACCGGCAGCCATAGCGGTCAGTGCAGGAAAAGGGAACAGTGCAGATTCCACCCATAGCGCCAGGACAACCAGGACACGGTACATGGATTGCTCCTTTCATTTACCCGGTGGAAGCACTATTGCTGCCCAGATCCGCGCAAGTTTCCTTCCTCCAATTTTAACAAGGCGGACAATCGGGTGCAATTTGCCGCCCGGGGCCCGGGCCGTTCGGGGGCTCGAAGGGCCGGCCGGCTGAATCGGCCCGCGACAGGGAATGGTTAAAGGAACGCATGAAGCAACTCGTTAGCAAATTATGACTCTTGTCCTTTTCTAAGGACGGCCTTGTTTAAAGCAAGAAGGCCGTCCCATACCGGGTCAATGGGGGGCATTTTGTCAACGGCCAGATAAAAAAAAACCCTGGAGATCAGGAGGGTACGTCCCCAGGGCAAAAAGGAAGCTGCGTCCAGCTTCCTGTAAATATTTATGTTATTTTACAATAGTTTGCAGTTGAAGTCAAAATGGGCGCTGCCTCTCTGGGCGCTACCTCTCCCCCAATGCTTTTCTAGAGGACGAACCCATTATTGCTTGTTGGCTGGTCATATTGCATGGTAAATTCACCACACCAAGGGCCGGGGAGGGTCTGGTTTCTTGGCAGGACAAAAGGGGCGACCGGGCAGTAGTGACGACTGCAGCTCGGTCGCCCTCATTCTTCAATAACCCTCAAGCAAACTCTCAAGTTTCCTGAGACATACGAAAACGCCCGACCTGGTTTCAGGCGGGCCTTATTTTGTCTCAGATATCCTTATGATTCAGCACAGAGGTATTCTTTAAGGACAACGCCAAAGTGACTTAGAATTTCATCGGGCCGATTCAATCCCCGGCTCACTCCGCCTCTTCCCCATGCGGCCTCCAGCCAAACACGGCCTTCCTAAGCTCGCACCGATCCTCCGGAGAACTCAGATCCCCATGGACGAGGAGGGCCCGGGCCGGACATCCTCCGCCGCAGTGCCCTTTCGCCGGGCACCCCCGGCAGGTCTCGATCGTTTCGGCCCGGTGGCGGCAGGCTTCGAGCAGCCCGCTCCAGAGAGGAACGGCTTTGGCGATCGTCTCGGACAGGGGCCGCTCGAATGCTCCAGGGGCGGCGAAGGCTTCCGAGTGCAGCAGGGCGCAGGGAAAGAGCCGGCCGTCGGCGGTGAGATAGAGGGTTTCGACGAAGGAACAGCAGCCCGATGTCCCCTGATCGCGGCCGAGCCACCATTCGATGGCGGAGAACCTGCCCAGCTTGTCGTACAGCTTCCGGAATTCCGCATCGTGCCGGTAACGGTCGAGCAGATCGGTGTACTGGGAGGGGAGCGGCGGCTGGAAGGGGGAACCGGAGGCCCGGCCGTGGGAAACCAGGGTCGAACCGACGACCTCCTTCACCCCGAACCAGTCCGCCAGATAGAGCAGGCCGGGAATCTCCGCCATGTTGTGGCGCATCTCGGTGAAGTTGATCGTGATCTTGCGGCCGAAGCCGCTTTCGACCAGGCAGTCCAGTCCGGCCAGGGCCGCCGCGAAGGCGCCTTCTCCGCGGATTTCGTCATGGGTTGCCGGCGTTCCCCCTTCCAGACTGATCTGGAAGGAGAGCCCCTCGAAACGCAGGGAACGCAGGGCGTCGGCATCGCGGTGGGTCAGAAGGGTGGCGTTGGTCTGCAGACGAAGGGAGCGGAGCGACGGCTGGCGGCAGAGGTCGGAGACGAGATCGAACCAGTCGGGTCGGGTGAGGGGCTCGCCGCCGGTCAGACAGATCTCCTCACCTCCCAGGGCCAGAAACTCTTCGACCACTCTGCGGACCTCGGCGACAGGCACATGCCCGGGACGGGGACTCTCAACCAGGCAGTGGGCGCAGTGCAGGTTGCAGTCCCCGGAGATCGCCAGGAAAAGGGTCTTCGGGAGCTTGAGGCCGGCCCTTCGGAGTGTCTCGACGGCCGACCTCTCTGCTTCGGGTCGAATCGGCATCGGTGCGGCCTCGAGTCTGGAGCAGGTCAGGAAAAGATCAAAAGGTGACTTCCTCGATCTCCATATCGTGGAGGTTGATGGAAAGCTTGCGGTTGCGCAGGAGCGTTCCTTCGCCGAGGAGCACCTTGCAGGCTTCGGCAGCCTCCAGGCTGGCGACCACCGCCGGTGTGAAGGAGGGATTGCCGAGCTTCTGCTCGATCCCCTTCCCTCCCTTGAAGTGACGGTAGATCTTCGCGACGCTGTCCTCGCCGGGATAGACGGTGGTGATGTGTCCGTACCATCCGGCGATGGCCCCGTGAACCAGGGGAATCTTCAGGCGGTCGCAGACCTCGGCCAGCTCCAGGCGCACCGGAATGCTGTCCACGGCATCGATGACCACGTCCATGCCGTCGAAGAGATTCGCGCCGTTCTCGCGGCTGAACGCCTCCCGGACGGGCAACAGCCGAACCGCCGGGTTGATCTGGCGGATTCGCGCCTCGGCCGCATCGACCTTCGCCTGGCCCAGGTTCTCGACCGAAGAGAGAAGCTGCCTGTTGAGATTGTGCTCCTCAAAGACGTCGGGATCGATCGCCGTGATGCGCCCCACCCCTAGCCGGGCCAGCTCTTCGAGGATATATCCCCCCAAGCCACCGCACCCGACCACCGCCGCCTTGCTTCGAAAGAGTTTCAGCTGCTGGGGGAGGGAAATCATGTGCCGGTTGCGCTGATAGCGGGCCGGGAGGTATCCGGCCTCAAGGGCCGCCTCTTCGACGGCGGGGCAGGACAGGTCGAAGCGCGCCATCGCCTCCGCCTGCCGGAGCCAGGGCAACAGGTCGCCGTCCGCGTGCTCGGCCAGAAATTCTCTCACCATCGCTTCACCCTCCTCCCAGCAGGGGGAAAATGGCCAGGGTTTCGCCGTCGGCCATAATCCGTTCCAGATCGACATGCCGGCTATTGACCAGGAGAATGCCGAGTTCCGACTCCGGGATCTCCAGCTCCCGCACGATCTGCCGCACCGTCGTCCCTTCGGGGTATTCCCGGTTTTCGAGGGTGAATCGGCCGGTGCGGAAAGTGGCAAAGAGCTTGACGGTAATCTCCATGATTTACTCCTCGAATAGGACGCGCAGAGCGACGGATTCATCGGCCGGGGCGCTCCGGAGTGATTCCTCGAGAAGCCCCGGGTCGGCGGTGCGCCCCTCCAGCAGGATTGAACGGCACCCTTCCCAGAACCCCTGCGGCTGGGCGGCCAGGAACTCCGCGAGATCCGGGGCGGGAAGCCGTATCCCCCTGGCCAGGAAACCGGGTCCGAGTTCGGCCATCAGCAGGTTGAACAGCTTGACTCTGATCTCGCCGTTTCCCTGCGCGCCGTCACCGGCGAAGTCATGGTGGGTGATGTCGCTGCGCATGGCGGAGTAGTAGCCGCCGCACCGCATGGTCGCCCCGACCAGTCCGGGCATGGCGGCCGAAAGCGCCAGGGTGGCCCCGGCGGCGATCCGGCTCGATGCGGGATCGTCGATGGCCCTGGAATTGAGAAATATGGTGGTGATCCGGCCGCTCAGGTAGTCGGGCCGGATTCCGAACTGTTCGCAGAGGAGTTCCCGGATGCTGAACCCGACCCGCGCCCGGATGGTGAATCCCTGCTGCAACAGAGGGAAAAACCACCGAATTGGATCCGGATCTCCCGGACGCCGGGGCGCGAATACGAGGTTGATACTTGTGCTGCGGTTCTCTTTAACCATGAGCTCAGGAATTATCCTTCGATGGGATCACCGGCCAGGTGGCTCAGGTTGCACCCGCGGCAGGTTCCGTAGCGCGCCGGCAGTTGGACGATATTGACGGTGCAGCATTGGGGGCAGAGCCAGGAGGCATACCCGTCAACCTCCCGTCCGGCGAGCTCGCCGAACAGCCATCGATAATAGGCTTTCCAGTCATATTCCGGAGTCTGTCCGGCTTTTTCCACCAGCTGTTCCAGCAGCAAGAGTCCTCCTGGAGGGGGAACGATAACATGTGTTCGACAACTATAACATTCTCATGATTCCAATGGAAGATCGCGGGGGCGGATTCAAACCCGCCCCCGCGCGGGTCTGCTTTACCAGTTGAACACTTCGTCCAGCTCCTCGTCCTTCATGGAGAATACCTGGTTGTGGGGCGCGATCGGGTCGGTATAGAAGAAGCGCGGCAGCCGGTCGTCCTCCTTGGAAAAACCGGCGCGCTTGTTGAAGTCGCGTTCGGCGGAGAGGACCTTCTTGCCGAGATCCACCACGCCGTCGGCCGTAAGCTCGGTGCCGTAGAAGGCGTTGAGCATGTCGAGCAGCGCCTGGAAGGTCTCGGGCTGGTCCATGATCGCGAAGGCGATGAACAGGCACATGCCGGTGGAGTCGATGGCCGCCGTGGCGATCTGCAGGTTGCGGGAAAGCTCCACCTGCCCCTCGGTCTTCAGCGGATCGACGTCGCCGCCGACCTTGAGGATGTTGGTGGCGATGGCGTAGCCGGCCGTGTGGTCGGCGCCCATGGTGGTGGTGGCGTAGGTCACGCCGATCCCCTGGATGGGACGCGGATCGTAGGCCGGAATGGCCTGGTTCTTGACCACCGGCACCTTCTCGACGCCGAACACCTTGCCGGTGATCCCCGCGCCGCAGCCAAGGATGCGTCCCAGAGGCGTCCCCTTGCCGACCTCTTCCATCAGCCGGATGGCGCCTTCCTTGTCGCCGAACTCGATCAGCCCGGCATCCATGGCGACGCCGATGGTGGCGCCCATTTCGATGGTGTCGAGACCGATGTTGTCGTCCATGAAGTCGAGCTTGGCGACGGTGTCGAGGTCGTCGATGCCGCAGTTGCCGCCGTGGGCCCAGACCGTCTCGTATTCCGGCTGCTTGGTGAGGTAATGGCCGTCCTTGTCGTTGTAGATACCCGAACACTGGATGACGCAGCCGCGGTGGCAGCCGTGGGTGGCGGTCCCGCCGCGCTTGATCTCCAGCTCGGCCAGGGCTTCGCCGCTGAGCTTGGCACCGGTGGGGAAGACCCCGGTTTTGAAGTTGTAAGTCGGATAGCCGCCGGCCTCGTTAAGGACGTTGGTCAGCACGTTGGTGCCGTACGCGGGCAGCCCCTCGCCGGTGACCGGATGCTTGCGCAGACCCTCGACGAACTTGCGGTTGGCGTCTCGGTACTTCTCAGGGTCCTTCGGGGCGCGATGCTTCATGCCGGCATCGTCGAGGATGATCGCCTTGACCTTTTTCGAGCCCATGACCGCGCCGACGCCGCCGCGGCCGCAGTGCCGGGTGGGACGCAGTTCCGGGTCGGTGCAGGCGATGGAAGAGCCCAACAGCAGCCGCTCGCCGGCCGAGCCGATGGACATGTAGGCGACTTTGTCGCCGTACTGCTCGCGCAGTTTGGCAACCGTCGGGTAGTTGTCGAGCAGCTTCAGGCTGTTGTCGACTTCGACCTTCACCCCGTCCTTGTTGACGATGATCTTGTAGAGGTCGTCCCCTTCCGGCTTGCCTTCCAGAATGATGGCGGCATAGCCGATCCGGGCCAGCACCTGGGCAGCCTGGCCTCCGGCATTGGATTCCTTGATGGTGCCGGTCAGCGGGCTCTTGCAGCCGACCGAAAGGCGGCCCGTCATGGCTCCGGTGCTGCCGCTGAGCATCCCGGGAGCGATCACCAGCTTATTTTCGGCGCCGAGGGGATGGCACAGGGGATGGACTTCCTTGTTGATGATCAATGAGGTCGTGGCACGGCCGCCCAGACCGGCATATTCGCCGACCGGCTCCGTGGTAATCTTCGGACCGCCCTTGGCCCCCATGTCGATTCTGACTATCTTGTCCATTTCCAAATTTCCTTTCTTGCCACTGTTTACGACTTCTCCTTTCCACCAGGGAGGCAAAGCCGTTTCCGGCCCTACCCTTAGGCCTTTCGCCTTGGGAATTCACCTTTAGGCAACCAGGCTCGGAGATAACGAATATCGTTCAGGCACCGGTCGAAGCGGCCGTACAGTAGTGCAACCGGATGAGCTTTTTTGATGCAATGTGGATGCCACATAACAGAACATCGGTTTACAAATTTATATCTCGCACTATCAGGGTGTTGCATCAGTATATCAAAGATTCAACAGGTTAATCACAAACACTGTTCACTTATATCGATGGGGAATTTCGAAACACTTCCCGCGAAAAGGGGAGCTCCCGTCATTCGGCAGGGTGGGGATATTTACCCCTGTGGTGATTTTTTCCCTATCCATCAGACAACGGCCGGAGAGATGCGCATGCGGTAGCTGGCGAAGCTTCCTTGTCGGATGCAGCCCCAGAGTACCCCGCCGCCGTAGGCCAGTTGCTCCAGAAGATAGTAGAAAAAGAAGAAGGGAACCAGGAGCTTGGGCCTGCGCACGTGGTAGTCGACGCCGCCGACCCAGAGGAAGACAGCCGCCGCCGGAATCCCCAGGGAGGGGAACAGGGCAATCATAAGCGAAAGAGGGAGCAGGTAATATCGCAGGAGATGATATCCCGCGTAATAGGCCAGGCTCGCCGCCGCCCGGCCCCTGGCCAGAAGAACCTCCCCATAGGACAGGGGGATGCCCTGGCGGGCGATCCGTCGATGCGCCAGGGCCGCATCGCTCAGCAGCAGGGCCACGGCCGCGGCGAGGGGAAGGCCGTTCAACAGTACGATACCCGATGCCAGCAGACCCACGATGAGGGCGAGAACGGGAGGAAAGACCATCTTCTTCTGGCGAAGCGGGTGCAGATTCTGCAGCATCCCTTCCGAAGTCCCGTACTCGAAGCGCCGCTTCATGAAAGCCTTCAGCCGGCTGCGGTGCTCATGCCAGACCCGCCCCCGCGGAAGATAGACGATCCGGCCTCCGGCATCGCGCATCCGCCAGGTCAGGTCGACGTCCTCCCCGACCCTGAGTTCCTGCCGGAAGCCGCCGAGGGAGGCAAAGGCACTGCGCCGCACCAGCAGGTTGCAGCTCGGCAGATAAAAGGTATCCTCCCCGGCATCGCCTGAGCGCTCCCTGCCGCCGAGGTTCAGGCTCGACATGACCGCCTCGTAGCGGTCGAGAGGAGAGGCGCTGTGCAGACCGTCCACCCAGCCGCCCACGGCGCTGACCTGCTCGTCCTCGAAGGCGCCGATCAGCTCTGTCAGCCACTCGGGTGAGGCCGTGCAGTCGGAATCGATAAAGGCCAGGATTTCCCCGGAGGCAAATCCTGCGCCGGTGTTGCGCGCCGCCGCAGGCCCCCTTCCCACTCCCCCCGAGGTGACCAGGAGGGCGCCGAACTCCCGGGCCACGCCCGGAGTCCCGTCGCTGCTGCCGTCGTCGACGACGATGACCTCGAGCCTGTCCTCCGGATACTTCAACCGGACCAGGGACTGCAGGCAATTCCTCAATTCCCCGGCGCGGTCCTTCACCGGGATGACGACGCTCACCGAAGGGTAGGTTGCCGCCTCTCTTTCGGCAGGCAGGTCCTTTTCGACGAACCCTTTTTTGGCCAAGGCTTCGAGAGCCTTCGCTTCGGCTTCCGAGGCGGGGGAAGCCCCTTCCGACGCCATGCGCCGTACCAGGGCCAGCAGCGACGGGTTCAACCGTACCGTGCGCAGCGGCCTGGAGCTCAGCAGGAACCCGCCCTGCTCATTTTCCCTGATGCTGACGCCTTCCCTGATCCGGTAAATCATCCGCCGCTCCCGCCGATCAGCCCTTCGGCCTTGAAGATGTCGAGCAGCTTATCGGCCGCCTTCTCGGCGGATACCGAATGGACCTTGCCTTCCCTTGGCTTGATGCCTCCGGAGAGAAGGGCCAGGATCCGCTCGAAGGCGGGCAGTTCGGCATCGGGGGTGACCACCCGCCGGGGATTGGGCCGGGGGAAGAGGCATTTTTCCTTCCCCAGAACGGACCCGGCGGCTCCCAGCTCCCGTGGTGAAAGACCGAGTTCGGCGATGCCCCAGGATTCAATCGATGCTCCGATCGACCTCATCAGGGCGTCCTGTCCCGGATAACGCGGATCGCAGCACCCGTTTTCGAAGAAAACCGCGCAGGGCATCTCCGCCCGCACCCGCTGCCGGGCGCCGCGATCGCTCTTGCGCAGGACCTCCACCTCGTTCCCTTCCCTTTCCAGAGCGACGGCCCCTTTGACATAGGGAAGGTCGAGATTGGCCGCCGCCAGCGCGGGCGCCGGATCGTCGCCGCGATCGAGGAGAGCCTCTCCTGCAAAGATGAGAGCGGGGCGCAGAATCCGGATAATGCGCTGCACCACCCGCGCGGTGGCAACGTCGTCGCCTCCTTCGAAGGAGGGATTCCACACCCGCACGGCGCGTTCCGCGCCCATGGCGAGTGCCAGACGCAGATGGTCGGCAAGCCTCTCGGGACCGACGGCAACGGCCGTCACCCTTCCGCCGGCCGATTCGGCCAGGACGAGGGCCTGCTCCAGGGCGCAGAGATCCGCCGGGTTGGCGAGGCGCCGCAGCCCCCGGTCGCGAATCCCGTACCCGTCGGCCGTCAGCCTCGCCGGCGGCCGGGGATCGCAGGTTTCGCGCAGAAGAACCAGAATATCGAGAGTGTTATCAGCCATGGAAATTCCTCTTTCGATTGCGGGACTTGTAAAAACTCGGGTTTTTCAGGCTGATCAAAAATGTCCAGATGCAAGGCGCCTGAAATCCTGAGGAATAAGGCGTACCTGGAAGGTACGTCGTTGACGAAGGATGAGGGAAACGCCGCAGATGGGCGTTTTTCATCAGCCTCCTACGTCATCCGGTATGAGACCCCGAATCCGCCCCGGGGGTAGCGCCAGCGGGTAAAGGCATCCCTGGCGCAGACCACGTAGCAGGTGCCGCATTCGAGACAGCCGTCATGGACAAAGGTCATCTTCCCGTCCTCTTCCGACCAGGTGTAACAGCGCGCCGGACAGGCGTTGACACAGGCTCTCTGGTCGCACTTCTTGCAAATCTCGGTGTCGAGGACGATGTGCGGTTCGCGGTCGACGTTAAAGCTGGTGGTGTCGAAAATTTCATCGGGATTGATGTTCATAGTGCTCTCCATCCGGAATAGACATCGGCCAGCAGGTTCTTCAGGCCGACTTTTTCCCTGGCGGCCCGCAGCAGCACCTTGGTCATGGTGTCCTTGGGAGCGCCGTCGATGCGGTAAATCTCGTCCATGAGGCCGCAGACCATCTCTGGATACTGGGAATAGATGCGGTCGTTGTGCAGCATCCCGGGGGTGCGGCGGTAGAGCTTGAGGTCCTTCAGAACGTAGCTCTCTTCGAGCATCCGCCGGTAAACGGCCAGCCCGGCCCTGGAGAAGTCTTTTTTGGCGTGCGCCTCGACGGCGGCTTTGCCGGCCAGCACCCCCGACTGGGTCGCCAGGTTGATTCCCTCAAGGTTCAGGCCGGTGACGATGCACATGGCCGCGGCATCTCCGGCCACCAGGATGCCGTCGCCGACGATTTCCGGCATCATCTCGTAGCCTCCTTCGGGGACCAGATGGGCCGAATATTCGAGCAGCCGGCCGCCCCGGAGCATCTTGGCCATCTGCGGCTGCTTCATGAATGCGTTGAGGAGATCGTAGGGGGTCTTGCCGCTCTGGCTGAGGCTGCTCAGATGCAGCACCAGGCCGATCGACAGGGAGTCGTAGTTGGTGTACAGATAGCCGCCGCCGCGCACCCCCTCCGTGCAGCCCACGATCTCGTTGGAGGCCCCCTGGTCGCGCACCAGTCCGAAGCGGTCGTCGATCACCTCCTTGGGCAGGTCGACCATCGCCTTCACCCCGACCGCCTGATGGGACGGATCGAACTTGGGACGGCGCAGGCCCGCCTTCTTGGCGGTGAAGGAGAGGACCCCGTCGGCGGCGATCACCACCGGGGCTCTCAGCTCGGCGCCGTCACGCAGCATGGTGACCCCGACCACCTTCCCTTTTTCGATGACCACGTCGTCGACGGTGGAGCGGGTCAGCAGGGTCGCGCCGGCTTTCACGGCCTCTTCCGCCAGCCAGCGGTCGAAGCGGGGACGGTAGATGGTGTAGCCGTTGTAGGGGGGGCGATCCGAGGCTTCGGTGTCGAAATTGACGTTGAAGCTCGACTCGCCGGTCATGAAGGTCAGGGATTTCTTGACGATATGGCGCTCCAGGGGGGCCTGGTTCCAGAAGTCGGGAAAGGCCTCCTCCAGCGCCGTCAGGCGGTGCAGGACCCCGCCGAACATGTTCTTTTCGCCGGGGAAATCGCCCCGCTCCAGCAGCGCGACTTTGAGCCCGGCCCTTGCCATGGTCAGGGCGGCCGACGATCCGGCCGGCCCCGCGCCGACTACGATGGCGTCAAATGATTGTTTCATGCGGCACCTCCCACGGCTGATTTGACCCGCTCGACGAGCAGGGGCAGGACGTGCCGCAGATCGGCGACAAACGCCTCGTCGGAATTGGGAAAGATCGGCGCCTTGGGGTCGAGGTTGACCGCGACGATTCTCTTCGAATCCTTGATTCCTCCCAGGTGGTGCATGGAGCCCGAGATCCCCAGGGCCAAGTAGAAACGGGGAGCCACCGTCTTGCCGGTCTGCCCGACCATCCTCTCGAATCCGGCGAAGCCCAGGTCGTAAACCGGCCGGGTCACGCCGAGCGAGGCATTGAGCAGACGGGTCAGCTCCCGGACCTGTTCGAAAGTTTCCTTGTCGCAGCCGAGTCCGACACTGACCATGACCTCAGCCTCCGATACATCGACGGTCTGGGGATCGGGGGGAATGCGTTCGAGGATGCGGCTCGCCCCGGCGGCTACCGGAGCCGAAGGGCGCCACCATGCAACCTGGGCTTCGCCGCGCCGCATAGCGGGAAGCACCACCGCACTCAACACCAGCGGGCTCATGGTTAGAACCAGCGGAGACGTTCCGTCCCACACTTTCGTCTCCGCCACCTGCTCGCCGAGAACCCTCCGGCTCATCTTCAGGCCGGCCTCGTGCTCTTCGTAAGAGATCGCTTCGGTAAAAAGGGCGGCTTTCAGCTGCGAAGTCACAAGCGGCGCCAGGGTTCCCCCCAGATCATTGTGGGGAAGGAGCACCAGCGTGGCGCCGAGTTCCGATGACGCCTGGGCCAGGAGTCTGCCCTGGGCTTCCAGGCTGTCGGCGACCCCGGGGGCGCTCTCGATCAGCGTAACTTTTTGGACGCCATAGGGAGCCATTTCTTCAATGGTCTCACTTCCGGCGCCGGCAAAGCTGATCGCCGACCAGCCGCAGCCGAGCCTCCCAGCCAGCCGGGAAGCTTCCGACAGGACGCCCCTGGCGGTTTCGTCGATCTCTCCGCAGGAGAGATCGACGAAGACCAGGACCTCCCCGGGGAGGAGGGTGGAAATCCTCTCTGTCATCAGATCTCCCTCCCGATCTTGTGTCCTTCCCAGATGGCCATGTCAACCTTGCGCGGAGCCACGCAGTCGCCGATGCGATGGAGTTCCTTCACCTTCCCCTTGAGCGCGAAATAGAGTTCGTCATCGACCGCCTGTCCCATGGCCAGAACCACGGTATCGTAGCCGCCCCATTCGTCCCACTCGTTGGAGTAGACGTTGAAGCCCTTGATCGTCTTGGCGCCGGCCTCGCCGCCCACCTCCATCACCGCGATGTCCGGAGTGAAGGAAACCCCCTTCTTCAACAGCCGCTGGCGGGTCAGATAGAGATCCTGGGTTGGGCCGAGTTCGGCGCCTATGAACAGACTGGAGCAGATGATGTGCACCTGTTTTCCCTGGGTGGCGAGGTACTCGGCAGTGGCGGTGGCCCGGTGGTGTCCGTCGTAATCGATCAGGCAGACCTTCTCGCCGACCTCGACCTTCTGCTCGAGAACTTCCCATACGTTGCATACCCCGGGGCCGTCGGCGCCGCCGACCGGGTGCGGCTTGGGCCGGCTGCCGGTGGCGATGATGACCGCATCGGGATCGGCCTGAAGGATCATCTCCGGGTTCGCCTCGACCTCGAGCCGGACCGTGACCCCGGCCTTTTCGACCTGGTCCTTCTCATTGCGGATGATCACGCCGAACTCATCGCGGCCGGTTCCCTTCATCCCCGTGCGCACCTGGCCGCCGAGGGTGTCGTTGCGGTCGAGCAGGGTGACGTCGTGGCCACGCCGGCCGGCCATCTTGGCCGCCCACATGCCGGCCGGGCCGCCGCCTACCACCGTCACCTTCTTCTTCACCGGGGCCGGTTTGAGGGTCCCCTCCCCCCACTTCTTCTCATAGCCGATGGGCGGATTCTGCACGCAGCCGATGGTCTTGTTCATGCCGATGCGGCCGATGCACCCCTGGTTGCAGGCGATGCAGTAGCGGATGTCTTCGAGCCGCCCTTCCTCGGCCTTCTTCGGCAGGTAGGGGTCGCAGATCAGGGCGCGGCACATGCCGATCATGTCCGCCTGGCCGGCGGCGAGAACCTTCTCCGCCATCACCGGATCGTTGATGCGGCCGGTGCAGAAGACCGGCAGCTTGATCTTTTCGCGCACCCCCGCTGCGAGCGGAATGGTATAGCCCAGCGGGGTGTGCATCGATCCTTCGACCAGGTAGAGGTTGTAGAAAGTGGCGATGGAGAGGTCCATGAAGTCGATCAGCCCCGAGGCCTCGAAAAGAGCGCAGATCTCCTGGACCTGGGCGAGGTCGAGGCCGCCGGGAATCATTTCGTCGGCGCACATGCGGATGCCGAGGGTGAAGTCGTCGCCAACCGCCTTGCGCACCGCGGAGATGAACATCAGAGGCGCCCGCATGCGGTTCTCCAGGCTGCCGCCGAATTCGTCCGTGCGGTGGTTGGTCAGCGGCGAGAGGAACTGACGGGCCAGGCTCGAGTGGCCGAACTGCAGCTCCACCCCGTCGAAGCCCCCCTGTCGGACATGCTCGGCGCTGAGGGCGAAGTAGCGGGCGACCTCCTCGATATCCTCGGCCTCCATCTCCTTGGGGGTCTCGCGGAACAGCACGTCGGGGACCGGCGAAGGGGCCCAGACCGGCAGCCGCGAGAGACTGCCGTCCCCCTGCTGGCCGTTGTGGTTGAGCTGGGCGAAAATCTTGGAATCGAACTGGTGAACGTAGTCGGTGACCTTCCTGAACCCGGGAACGACCTCGGCATGATAGACGTCGATCAGCTTCTCGTAGGCCATGTCGGTGGGATGGACCGTCAGCTCCTCGGTGATGATGAGGCCGGCGCCCCCCTTGGCCCGCTCCCCCCAGTAGTACATCTGGCGTTCGCTGGGCAGGTTTTTCTCCGCCAGGTTGGTCAGGTGCGGCTGGAAGGAGATGCGGTTCTTCACTTCCACTTTGCCGAGTTTCATGGGCGAGAACAGATTCGGGAACATCATGGCTGGATCTCCTGGTTTCCTATTATTTCCCTCTCCCCGAGGGAGAGGGTCAGGGTGAGGGGGTTC
The Desulfuromonas sp. TF genome window above contains:
- a CDS encoding electron transfer flavoprotein subunit beta, with the translated sequence MADNTLDILVLLRETCDPRPPARLTADGYGIRDRGLRRLANPADLCALEQALVLAESAGGRVTAVAVGPERLADHLRLALAMGAERAVRVWNPSFEGGDDVATARVVQRIIRILRPALIFAGEALLDRGDDPAPALAAANLDLPYVKGAVALEREGNEVEVLRKSDRGARQRVRAEMPCAVFFENGCCDPRYPGQDALMRSIGASIESWGIAELGLSPRELGAAGSVLGKEKCLFPRPNPRRVVTPDAELPAFERILALLSGGIKPREGKVHSVSAEKAADKLLDIFKAEGLIGGSGG
- a CDS encoding ferredoxin family protein, producing the protein MNINPDEIFDTTSFNVDREPHIVLDTEICKKCDQRACVNACPARCYTWSEEDGKMTFVHDGCLECGTCYVVCARDAFTRWRYPRGGFGVSYRMT
- a CDS encoding FAD-dependent oxidoreductase, with amino-acid sequence MKQSFDAIVVGAGPAGSSAALTMARAGLKVALLERGDFPGEKNMFGGVLHRLTALEEAFPDFWNQAPLERHIVKKSLTFMTGESSFNVNFDTEASDRPPYNGYTIYRPRFDRWLAEEAVKAGATLLTRSTVDDVVIEKGKVVGVTMLRDGAELRAPVVIAADGVLSFTAKKAGLRRPKFDPSHQAVGVKAMVDLPKEVIDDRFGLVRDQGASNEIVGCTEGVRGGGYLYTNYDSLSIGLVLHLSSLSQSGKTPYDLLNAFMKQPQMAKMLRGGRLLEYSAHLVPEGGYEMMPEIVGDGILVAGDAAAMCIVTGLNLEGINLATQSGVLAGKAAVEAHAKKDFSRAGLAVYRRMLEESYVLKDLKLYRRTPGMLHNDRIYSQYPEMVCGLMDEIYRIDGAPKDTMTKVLLRAAREKVGLKNLLADVYSGWRAL
- a CDS encoding electron transfer flavoprotein subunit alpha/FixB family protein, encoding MTERISTLLPGEVLVFVDLSCGEIDETARGVLSEASRLAGRLGCGWSAISFAGAGSETIEEMAPYGVQKVTLIESAPGVADSLEAQGRLLAQASSELGATLVLLPHNDLGGTLAPLVTSQLKAALFTEAISYEEHEAGLKMSRRVLGEQVAETKVWDGTSPLVLTMSPLVLSAVVLPAMRRGEAQVAWWRPSAPVAAGASRILERIPPDPQTVDVSEAEVMVSVGLGCDKETFEQVRELTRLLNASLGVTRPVYDLGFAGFERMVGQTGKTVAPRFYLALGISGSMHHLGGIKDSKRIVAVNLDPKAPIFPNSDEAFVADLRHVLPLLVERVKSAVGGAA
- a CDS encoding mycofactocin system FadH/OYE family oxidoreductase 2, whose amino-acid sequence is MMFPNLFSPMKLGKVEVKNRISFQPHLTNLAEKNLPSERQMYYWGERAKGGAGLIITEELTVHPTDMAYEKLIDVYHAEVVPGFRKVTDYVHQFDSKIFAQLNHNGQQGDGSLSRLPVWAPSPVPDVLFRETPKEMEAEDIEEVARYFALSAEHVRQGGFDGVELQFGHSSLARQFLSPLTNHRTDEFGGSLENRMRAPLMFISAVRKAVGDDFTLGIRMCADEMIPGGLDLAQVQEICALFEASGLIDFMDLSIATFYNLYLVEGSMHTPLGYTIPLAAGVREKIKLPVFCTGRINDPVMAEKVLAAGQADMIGMCRALICDPYLPKKAEEGRLEDIRYCIACNQGCIGRIGMNKTIGCVQNPPIGYEKKWGEGTLKPAPVKKKVTVVGGGPAGMWAAKMAGRRGHDVTLLDRNDTLGGQVRTGMKGTGRDEFGVIIRNEKDQVEKAGVTVRLEVEANPEMILQADPDAVIIATGSRPKPHPVGGADGPGVCNVWEVLEQKVEVGEKVCLIDYDGHHRATATAEYLATQGKQVHIICSSLFIGAELGPTQDLYLTRQRLLKKGVSFTPDIAVMEVGGEAGAKTIKGFNVYSNEWDEWGGYDTVVLAMGQAVDDELYFALKGKVKELHRIGDCVAPRKVDMAIWEGHKIGREI